In Mytilus trossulus isolate FHL-02 chromosome 14, PNRI_Mtr1.1.1.hap1, whole genome shotgun sequence, a genomic segment contains:
- the LOC134696929 gene encoding heat shock 70 kDa protein 12A-like, with product MHLEEHISSKTDGIKPQEIDWVLTVPAIWSDTAKQFMREAANNGGIPNSRLILALEPEAASIYCKNLLVDRTISSGGRSTLAAFAAGTKYLILDAGDGTTDITVQEIKPDGYIKQIFIVRGDWGGVKVDQAFDEFMLDIVGMETMDKFRNENKAEYLSLCREFEVKRRGIRPDSTAKITLRIPLVLSEQFHGVKGVSLKDSTKSSKSMEWVGDKLRIDPDIFKDFFSKSCRQITHHLNSIFQEPAVVDTDIILMVGDFSETKMLQAAIKSAYHKKLVIIPEEPGLAVLKGAVQFGFNPKIINPRISRFTYGISTIKRSLPHIDPENNKKTGQ from the exons ATGCATCTAGAGGAGCACATTAGTAGTAAAACCGACGGTATAAAGCCACAGGAAATAGACTGGGTTCTAACGGTACCAGCTATCTGGTCAGATACAGCCAAACAATTTATGAGGGAGGCTGCTAATAAT GGAGGGATTCCTAACAGTCGTCTCATCTTGGCGTTAGAACCAGAAGCTGCATCCATCTACTGTAAAAACCTACTTGTAGACAGAACCATAAGTTCTGGTGGCAGATCTACACTGGCTGCTTTTGCTGCTGGTACAAAATATCTTATATTGGATGCTGGAG ATGGTACAACTGACATCACTGTACAAGAAATCAAACCAGATGGTTATAtcaaacagatttttatagttcgtggAGATTGGGGTGGAGTAAAAGTCGACCAAGCGTTTGACGAATTTATGTTAGATATTGTCGGAATGGAAACGATGGACAAGTTTCGGAATGAGAACAAGGCCGAATATTTAAGCCTATGTAGGGAGTTCGAGGTAAAAAGGCGCGGCATTCGTCCAGACAGTACAGCAAAAATTACACTTCGAATTCCTTTAGTTTTAAGTGAACAATTCCATGGGGTAAAAGGTGTTTCTTTGAAAGATTCTACGAAATCAAGCAAATCAATGGAATGGGTGGGTGATAAACTACGCATTGATCCAGATATTTTTAAAGACTTCTTTAGTAAATCTTGCCGCCAAATTACGCATCATCTCAATAGTATATTCCAGGAACCAGCAGTTGTTGACACTGACATAATTCTTATGGTGGGTGACTTCTCCGAAACCAAAATGCTTCAGGCAGCAATTAAGTCTGCATATCATAAAAAACTAGTGATAATTCCGGAGGAGCCCGGACTTGCAGTGCTAAAGGGAGCCGTTCAATTTGGGTTTAATCCTAAAATTATTAATCCCAGGATAAGTCGATTCACTTATGGTATAAGTACAATCAAACGGTCCCTTCCCCATATCGACCCtgagaacaacaaaaaaactggtcaatga
- the LOC134696928 gene encoding heat shock 70 kDa protein 12B-like: MACGETISEALLVAAIDLGTTFSGYAFAIRNNYKVDTTRVSGSHWHTGSQPGLSLKTPTCILFDQNQVFDSFGGEAEDKYTELAQEEEHMDCFFFTQFNMQLYAKKVC, from the coding sequence ATGGCGTGTGGTGAGACAATTTCAGAAGCGTTACTGGTAGCAGCTATAGATTTGGGCACAACATTTTCGGGATATGCATTTGCTATCAGAAATAACTACAAAGTTGATACTACAAGAGTGTCTGGTAGCCATTGGCATACAGGTTCACAGCCAGGTCTTTCCCTCAAAACACCaacatgtattttgtttgatCAAAATCAAGTTTTTGATTCGTTCGGCGGGGAAGCAGAAGATAAATATACAGAGCTAGCACAAGAAGAAGAACATATGGACTGCTTCTTCTTTACACAATTTAATATGCAACTGTATGCCAAAAAGGTCTGTTAA